In Malania oleifera isolate guangnan ecotype guangnan chromosome 8, ASM2987363v1, whole genome shotgun sequence, a single window of DNA contains:
- the LOC131162681 gene encoding uncharacterized protein LOC131162681, protein MARFLFGLNREIQDKVDMQHYVDLEDMVHIAIKVEQQLNKGGGGVSRAANNSNSTSWKPSYTMQMEKSQTSKAEPKSANSLHIPQGKPDTSTSRNRDIKCFKCQGRGHIASQCPNKQVMVLQDNGELVTNNEDSGNDDMPPLKEISKEEYLAPNALTLVARRALSLQAKGVDQVQWENIFHTRFYVKDNVCSVIIDSGSCTNVASTIMMEKLGPLVLKHPRPYKLQWLNDSCEIRVNTQEYEDDFPEETPHGLPPIRGIEHQIDFVPGRFIVVYFDNILIYNKNVDDHVDQLKSILDVLWKEKLFANMKKCTFYTNKLVFMGFVVSTQGIHVDEDKFVKDFSSIAAPITEVIKKNVGFRWGEEQEKAFQIIKENLINDPLLSLPNFLKMFEIECDASGIGIGKVLMQEGRPVAYFSEKLNGAALNYPTYDK, encoded by the exons ATGGCTAGGTTTTTATTTGGATTAAACCGGGAAATCCAAGATAAGGTAGACATGCAGCATTATGTGGACTTGGAAGATATGGTGCATATAGCCATCAAAGTGGAGCAACAACTcaataaagggggggggggggtgtctcGTGCAGCCAATAACTCCAATTCTACCTCTTGGAAACCAAGTTACACCATGCAGATGGAAAAGTCACAAACATCCAAAGCCGAGCCCAAGTCTGCGAACAGCCTCCACATTCCTCAAGGTAAACCTGACACTTCTACCTCTAGGAATCGTgacattaaatgttttaaatgtcaaggCAGGGGACACATAGCAAGTCAATGTCCAAACAAGCAGGTCATGGTGTTGCAAGACAATGGTGAACTTGTGACCAACAATGAAGATTCAGGCAACGACGACATGCCACCATTGAAGGAAATTTCCAAGGAGGAATATTTAGCCCCTAATGCATTGACATTGGTGGCAAGGAGAGCATTGAGCTTGCAAGCAAAAGGAGTTGATCAAGTGCAGTGGGAGAACATCTTTCACACTAGGTTCTACGTCAAAGACAATGTATGTAGTGTGATTATTGACAGTGGTAGTTGTACTAATGTTGCAAGCACAATTATGATGGAAAAATTGGGACCACTCGTGTTGAAGCACCCTAGACCATACAAGTTGCAATGGTTAAATGATAGTTGTGAGATAAGGGTGAACACGCAG GAGTATGAGGATGACTTTCCCGAGGAAACACCACATGGGTTACCTCCAATCCGAGGGATTgaacatcaaattgattttgttccTG gcagatttaTAGTTGTCTACTTTgataatatactcatttataaCAAAAATGTAGACGATCATGTAGATCAATTGAAATCTATTTTAGATGTCCTTTGGAAAGAAAAGTTGTTTGCTAATATGAAGAAGTGTACTTTTTACACCAATAAGCTTGTATTTATGGGATTTGTTGTTAGTACACAAGGTATACATGTTGATGAAGACAAG TTCGTGAAGGACTTTAGTAGCATAGCAGCACCAATTACCGAAGTGATCAAGAAGAATGTTGGATTTAGATGGGGAGAAGAACAAGAGAAGGCGTTCCAAATAATCAAAGAGAATCTAATCAATGACCCCTTATTGTCTTTAcctaattttttgaaaatgtttgagattgaatgtgatgcttcAGGTATTGGCATAGGCAAAGTTCTTATGCAGGAAGGACGACCAGTTGCTTACTTCAGCGAGAAACTAAACGGGGCAGCCTTAAACTATCCAACTTATGACAAGTAG